In Cucurbita pepo subsp. pepo cultivar mu-cu-16 chromosome LG04, ASM280686v2, whole genome shotgun sequence, the following are encoded in one genomic region:
- the LOC111793123 gene encoding meiotic nuclear division protein 1 homolog isoform X2 produces MLQMFYESQDFFLLKELEKLDPRKGVISQSVKDVVQSLVDDDLGSKEKIGTSVYFWSLPSCAGNQLRNVYLKLESDLQTSNNRLEELTQQSNALKKGREESDEREEALAELKAIELKHKELKDEMIQYADNDPAAFEATKNAIEDAHAAANRWTDNIFTLRQWCPNNFPQAKEQLETLYKEVKHKKMPSARISDMLK; encoded by the exons ATGCTTCAGATGTTTTACGAGTCTCAAGACTTTTTCCTT CTTAAGGAGCTTGAAAAGCTGGATCCTAGGAAAGGTGTGATTTCTCAGTCAGTGAAAGATGTTGTGCAAAGTTTAGTGGATGATGACCTTGGTTCAAAAGAGAAGATTGGAACTTCA GTCTATTTTTGGAGTCTACCAAGCTGTGCTGGTAATCAG CTGCGGAATGTGTATCTTAAACTTGAATCTGATCTCCAAACCAGTAATAACAGACTGGAAGAACTTACTCAGCAGAGTAATGCATTAAAGAAGGGAAGAGAGGAATCT GATGAACGTGAGGAAGCCCTAGCTGAATTGAAAGCCATTGAACTGAAGCACAAAGAGCTAAAG GATGAGATGATACAGTATGCAGATAATGATCCAGCTGCCTTTGAGGCAACGA AAAATGCAATCGAAGATGCGCATGCTGCAGCCAACCGATGGACAG ACAACATTTTTACTTTGCGACAATGGTGTCCAAACAACTTTCCACAAGCCAAAGAACAACTAGAGACCCTGTACAAAGAGGTAAAGCACAAAAAAATGCCCTCTGCAAGAATTAGCGATATGCTAAAATAA
- the LOC111793123 gene encoding meiotic nuclear division protein 1 homolog isoform X3: MLQMFYESQDFFLLKELEKLDPRKGVISQSVKDVVQSLVDDDLGSKEKIGTSVYFWSLPSCAGNQLRNVYLKLESDLQTSNNRLEELTQQSNALKKGREESDEREEALAELKAIELKHKELKDEMIQYADNDPAAFEATKNAIEDAHAAANRWTDNIFTLRQWCPNNFPQAKEQLETLYKEL; encoded by the exons ATGCTTCAGATGTTTTACGAGTCTCAAGACTTTTTCCTT CTTAAGGAGCTTGAAAAGCTGGATCCTAGGAAAGGTGTGATTTCTCAGTCAGTGAAAGATGTTGTGCAAAGTTTAGTGGATGATGACCTTGGTTCAAAAGAGAAGATTGGAACTTCA GTCTATTTTTGGAGTCTACCAAGCTGTGCTGGTAATCAG CTGCGGAATGTGTATCTTAAACTTGAATCTGATCTCCAAACCAGTAATAACAGACTGGAAGAACTTACTCAGCAGAGTAATGCATTAAAGAAGGGAAGAGAGGAATCT GATGAACGTGAGGAAGCCCTAGCTGAATTGAAAGCCATTGAACTGAAGCACAAAGAGCTAAAG GATGAGATGATACAGTATGCAGATAATGATCCAGCTGCCTTTGAGGCAACGA AAAATGCAATCGAAGATGCGCATGCTGCAGCCAACCGATGGACAG ACAACATTTTTACTTTGCGACAATGGTGTCCAAACAACTTTCCACAAGCCAAAGAACAACTAGAGACCCTGTACAAAGAG TTATGA
- the LOC111793123 gene encoding meiotic nuclear division protein 1 homolog isoform X1 has translation MLQMFYESQDFFLLKELEKLDPRKGVISQSVKDVVQSLVDDDLGSKEKIGTSVYFWSLPSCAGNQLRNVYLKLESDLQTSNNRLEELTQQSNALKKGREESDEREEALAELKAIELKHKELKDEMIQYADNDPAAFEATKNAIEDAHAAANRWTDNIFTLRQWCPNNFPQAKEQLETLYKEVGMMDDFDYLELSPAPLSSVVN, from the exons ATGCTTCAGATGTTTTACGAGTCTCAAGACTTTTTCCTT CTTAAGGAGCTTGAAAAGCTGGATCCTAGGAAAGGTGTGATTTCTCAGTCAGTGAAAGATGTTGTGCAAAGTTTAGTGGATGATGACCTTGGTTCAAAAGAGAAGATTGGAACTTCA GTCTATTTTTGGAGTCTACCAAGCTGTGCTGGTAATCAG CTGCGGAATGTGTATCTTAAACTTGAATCTGATCTCCAAACCAGTAATAACAGACTGGAAGAACTTACTCAGCAGAGTAATGCATTAAAGAAGGGAAGAGAGGAATCT GATGAACGTGAGGAAGCCCTAGCTGAATTGAAAGCCATTGAACTGAAGCACAAAGAGCTAAAG GATGAGATGATACAGTATGCAGATAATGATCCAGCTGCCTTTGAGGCAACGA AAAATGCAATCGAAGATGCGCATGCTGCAGCCAACCGATGGACAG ACAACATTTTTACTTTGCGACAATGGTGTCCAAACAACTTTCCACAAGCCAAAGAACAACTAGAGACCCTGTACAAAGAG GTTGGTATGATGGACGATTTTGATTATTTGGAGTTGTCACCAGCCCCTCTGAGTTCAGTCGTGAATTAA
- the LOC111793122 gene encoding vacuolar protein sorting-associated protein 32 homolog 2-like — protein sequence MSMFNKLFGKPKQESSALATLDKLNETLEMLEKKEKVLLKKASTEVEKAKDYTRAKNKRAAIQCLKRKRLYEQQIEQLGNFQLRIHDQMILLEGAKATTETVDALRTGAAAMKAMQKATNIDDVDKTMDEINEQTENMKQIQEALSNPIGASADFDEDELEAELEELEGAELEEQLLQPATTAPAAPIPVPAGRQTARPAPKRTAEEDELAALQAEMAL from the exons ATGTCTATGTTCAATAAGCTTTTTGGCAAACCCAAGCAGGAGTCTAGTGCCCTGGCGACGCTTGATAAATTAAACGAG ACACTGGAAATGctggagaagaaggagaaggtaCTTTTGAAAAAGGCTTCCACAGAGGTTGAGAAGGCCAAAGATTATACCAGAGCAAAGAACAAGCGAG CTGCTATACAATGTTTGAAGAGGAAGAGGCTATATGAGCAACAGATAGAGCAGCTCGGCAACTTCCAATTGCGGATCCATGATCAG ATGATATTATTAGAAGGTGCAAAAGCCACAACTGAGACTGTAGATGCATTGAGGACAGGGGCAGCTGCAATGAAAGCAATGCAGAAAGCAAC GAATATCGATGATGTCGATAAAACAATGGACGAGATCAATGAACAAACCGAGAACATGAAACAGATCCAAGAAGCATTATCAAATCCAATTGGTGCTTCAGCTGATTTTGATGAG GATGAACTGGAAGCAGAACTTGAAGAGCTAGAAGGTGCAGAGTTGGAAGAACAACTTCTTCAACCTGCAACAACTGCTCCTGCTGCGCCAATTCCTGTCCCGGCGGGCAGACAAACTGCTCGACCTGCTCCAAAACGAACTgctgaagaagatgaactGGCAGCTCTGCAGGCTGAGATGGCTCTTTGA
- the LOC111793119 gene encoding IAA-amino acid hydrolase ILR1-like 4, whose translation MALGCCLNLIFVFHVLMLCPIPLCSSPIPEELSQIPLNFLQYAKSPEVFDWMVDIRRKIHENPELGFEEFETSKLIRAELDRLGISYEYPVAITGVVGFIGTGNPPFVAIRADMDALALQEGVVWEHRSKVPGKMHACGHDAHVAMLLGAAKILVEHRHLIQGTVVLVFQPAEEGGGGAKKMLETGVLNNVDAIFGAHVSAKYPFGMVISRPGPILAASGFFEAVISGKGGHAALPHHTFDPILAASNIIISLQQLISRETDPLDSQVVTVAKFQGGDAFNVIPDSVTIGGTFRAFSKESFIQLKHRIVEVITKQANVQRCNATVEFNEDQKPFFPVTLNDQDLYEHFRAVAGDLLGSKNILDMQPLMGAEDFAFYCEAFPGFFYFVGMKNETVGKFEPGHSPYYIVNEDVIPYGAALQASIATRYLLEYSPKSTSTKGYSRDEL comes from the exons ATGGCTCTAGGTTGTTGcctgaatttgatttttgttttccatgTGCTTATGCTATGCCCAATTCCTTTGTGTTCTTCTCCGATCCCAGAAGAATTGTCTCAAATCCCTTTGAATTTCCTTCAATATGCTAAGAGTCCAGAGGTTTTTGATTGGATGGTTGATATCAGAAGGAAAATACACGAGAACCCTGAACTGGGTTTCGAGGAATTTGAGACCAGCAAGCTTATCAGAGCGGAGCTTGACCGTTTAGGCATTTCTTATGAGTATCCAGTGGCCATAACTGGCGTGGTTGGTTTCATAGGGACTGGAAACCCTCCTTTCGTTGCTATTCGAGCAGACATGGATGCTCTAGCCCTGCAG GAGGGCGTAGTATGGGAGCATCGAAGCAAAGTTCCTGGAAAGATGCACGCATGCGGCCACGATGCTCATGTTGCCATGCTTTTAGGAGCTGCAAAGATTCTTGTAGAGCATCGCCATCTAATACAG GGAACAGTAGTTCTTGTGTTTCAACCAGCCGAGGAAGGAGGTGGGGGAGCGAAGAAAATGTTAGAGACTGGAGTATTGAACAATGTTGATGCCATCTTTGGAGCACATGTAAGTGCCAAGTATCCTTTTGGCATGGTGATCTCCAGGCCTGGTCCTATTCTGGCTGCAAGTGGCTTCTTTGAGGCAGTTATTAGTGGTAAAGGAGGTCATGCTGCTCTACCCCACCACACATTTGACCCAATTTTAGCAGCTTCCAACATAATTATCAGTTTGCAACAACTAATCTCCCGCGAAACTGATCCATTAGATTCACAg GTCGTTACAGTAGCAAAGTTTCAGGGCGGTGATGCATTCAATGTCATTCCTGATTCTGTAACAATTGGCGGCACTTTCAGGGCGTTTTCAAAGGAAAGCTTCATCCAACTTAAACACAGAATTGTAGAG GTTATCACAAAACAAGCCAATGTTCAGAGGTGCAATGCCACTGTGGAGTTCAATGAAGATCAAAAGCCATTTTTTCCAGTTACACTGAATGACCAAGATCTTTACGAGCATTTTCGTGCAGTCGCTGGGGACCTGTTGGGTTCGAAGAACATTCTTGATATGCAACCTTTAATGGGAGCAGAAGACTTTGCATTCTATTGTGAAGCATTCCCAGGATTCTTCTACTTCGTTGGGATGAAGAACGAGACTGTAGGAAAGTTCGAACCAGGACATTCGCCTTATTACATAGTGAATGAAGATGTTATTCCTTATGGTGCAGCATTGCAGGCTTCAATCGCCACAAGGTACCTTCTAGAGTACTCACCCAAGTCTACTTCAACTAAAGGATACTCTCGTGATGAGCTTTAA
- the LOC111793567 gene encoding 40S ribosomal protein S30: MGKVHGSLARAGKVRGQTPKVAKQDKKKKPRGRAHKRMQYNRRFVTAVVGFGKKRGPNSSEK, translated from the exons ATGG GTAAGGTTCACGGATCTTTAGCTCGTGCTGGGAAGGTGAGAGGTCAAACTCCGAAAGTAGCGAAGCAGgacaagaagaaaaagccCCGGGGACGCGCACACAAGCGTATGCAATACAACCGCAGATTCGTCACTGCCG TTGTTGGCTTTGGAAAGAAGAGAGGACCCAACTCTTCCGAGAAGTAA
- the LOC111793951 gene encoding ATP-dependent 6-phosphofructokinase 7-like isoform X2, translating into MATTANNINSSKAKIVHGDSGYVLEDVPHLSDYIFDLPTYSNPLQDNPAYSAVRQYFVHVDDSVPQRIVVHKSGPRGVHFRRAGPRQRVYFQSDEVHACIVTCGGLCPGLNTVIRELVCGLYNMYGVKKVLGIEGGYRGFYSKNTIPLTPKFVNDIHKRGGTVIGSSRGGHDTSKIVDSIQDRGINQVYIIGGDGTQKGAAAIYEEVRRRGLKVAVVGIPKTIDNDIPIIDKTFGFDTAVEEAQRAINAAHVESESMENGIGLVKLMGRYCGFIAMYATLASRDVDCCLIPESPFYLEGPGGLYEYIARCLKDNGHMVIVIAEGAGQELLSGSLDSNKQDASGNKLLQDVGLWISQKIKDHFSKEHKMTINLKYIDPTYMIRAIPSNASDNVYCTLLAQSAVHGAMAGYTGYTSGLVNGRQTYIPFYRITEKQNKVGIADRMWARLLSSTNQPSFLTAKDVNEEEMTNHTNELNNKTEDETLAPSEGLKVEKQALQ; encoded by the exons ATGGCGACAACTGCTAATAACATTAACAGCAGCAAGGCGAAGATTGTCCATGGAGATTCTGGTTATGTTCTTGAAGATGTTCCTCACTTGTCCGACTATATTTTTGATCTCCCT ACGTATTCCAATCCATTGCAAGACAATCCTGCGTACTCTGCAGTCAG GCAGTATTTTGTGCATGTTGATGATTCCGTTCCTCAGAGG ATTGTTGTTCACAAGAGTGGCCCAAGAGGAGTACATTTTAGGCGTGCTGGCCCGCGCCAACGA GTATACTTCCAGTCAGATGAGGTTCATGCTTGTATCGTGACGTGTGGCGGTCTTTGCCCCGGTCTCAACACCGTGATCAGAGAACTAGTTTGTGGCTTATACAATATGTATGGTGTCAAGAAGGTTCTAGGAATTGAA GGTGGATATAGAGGGTTCTATTCTAAGAATACCATTCCTTTGACTCCAAAGTTCGTGAATGATATCCATAAACGTGGTGGAACTGTCATTGGGTCATCACGAGGTGGTCATGATACTTCAAAGATAGTCGACAGCATTCAAGATCGTGGCATCAATCAG GTTTACATAATTGGTGGAGACGGAACTCAGAAGGGAGCAGCTGCTATATATGAG GAAGTCAGAAGGAGAGGGCTCAAAGTTGCTGTTGTTGGGATCCCGAAAACCATTGATAACGACATCCCG ATCATTGACAAAACCTTTGGCTTTGACACTGCTGTTGAGGAGGCTCAGCGTGCTATAAACGCCGCCCATGTTGAATCTGAAAGTATGGAGAATGGTATAGGACTTGTGAAGTTGATGGGTCGCTATTGTG GGTTCATAGCAATGTATGCAACTCTTGCGAGCAGGGACGTCGACTGTTGCTTAATTCCCGAGTCGCCTTTCTATCTTGAAGGACCTGGTGGACTCTATGAATACATAGCAAGATGTCTGAAAGACAACGGTCACATGGTCATTGTCATTGCAGAAGGAGCTGGGCAGGAGCTGCTTTCTGGAAGCCTCGATTCTAATAAGCAGGATGCTTCTGGGAACAAGCTTCTTCAAGATGTTGGGCTATGGATATCACAGAAAATCAAG GatcatttttcaaaagaacATAAGATGACCATAAACCTCAAATATATTG ATCCGACGTACATGATCCGAGCTATTCCAAGTAATGCCTCTGACAATGTTTACTGCACTCTGCTTGCTCAAAGTGCTGTGCATGGAGCAATGGCTGGCTATACTGGCTACACTAGTGGGCTTGTTAACGGAAGACAGACATACATTCCCTTCTAC CGAATTACTGAGAAACAGAACAAGGTTGGGATAGCTGACAGAATGTGGGCGAGGCTTCTATCGTCGACAAACCAGCCGAGCTTTCTAACTGCAAAAGACGTAAACGAGGAAGAGATGACGAACCATACGAACGAGTTAAACAATAAGACGGAGGACGAAACG CTGGCACCGTCCGAAGGTTTGAAGGTCGAAAAGCAAGCCCTACAATAA
- the LOC111793951 gene encoding ATP-dependent 6-phosphofructokinase 7-like isoform X1, which produces MATTANNINSSKAKIVHGDSGYVLEDVPHLSDYIFDLPTYSNPLQDNPAYSAVRQYFVHVDDSVPQRIVVHKSGPRGVHFRRAGPRQRVYFQSDEVHACIVTCGGLCPGLNTVIRELVCGLYNMYGVKKVLGIEGGYRGFYSKNTIPLTPKFVNDIHKRGGTVIGSSRGGHDTSKIVDSIQDRGINQVYIIGGDGTQKGAAAIYEEVRRRGLKVAVVGIPKTIDNDIPIIDKTFGFDTAVEEAQRAINAAHVESESMENGIGLVKLMGRYCGFIAMYATLASRDVDCCLIPESPFYLEGPGGLYEYIARCLKDNGHMVIVIAEGAGQELLSGSLDSNKQDASGNKLLQDVGLWISQKIKDHFSKEHKMTINLKYIDPTYMIRAIPSNASDNVYCTLLAQSAVHGAMAGYTGYTSGLVNGRQTYIPFYRITEKQNKVGIADRMWARLLSSTNQPSFLTAKDVNEEEMTNHTNELNNKTEDETANCFRPKEDSPIVLDRLG; this is translated from the exons ATGGCGACAACTGCTAATAACATTAACAGCAGCAAGGCGAAGATTGTCCATGGAGATTCTGGTTATGTTCTTGAAGATGTTCCTCACTTGTCCGACTATATTTTTGATCTCCCT ACGTATTCCAATCCATTGCAAGACAATCCTGCGTACTCTGCAGTCAG GCAGTATTTTGTGCATGTTGATGATTCCGTTCCTCAGAGG ATTGTTGTTCACAAGAGTGGCCCAAGAGGAGTACATTTTAGGCGTGCTGGCCCGCGCCAACGA GTATACTTCCAGTCAGATGAGGTTCATGCTTGTATCGTGACGTGTGGCGGTCTTTGCCCCGGTCTCAACACCGTGATCAGAGAACTAGTTTGTGGCTTATACAATATGTATGGTGTCAAGAAGGTTCTAGGAATTGAA GGTGGATATAGAGGGTTCTATTCTAAGAATACCATTCCTTTGACTCCAAAGTTCGTGAATGATATCCATAAACGTGGTGGAACTGTCATTGGGTCATCACGAGGTGGTCATGATACTTCAAAGATAGTCGACAGCATTCAAGATCGTGGCATCAATCAG GTTTACATAATTGGTGGAGACGGAACTCAGAAGGGAGCAGCTGCTATATATGAG GAAGTCAGAAGGAGAGGGCTCAAAGTTGCTGTTGTTGGGATCCCGAAAACCATTGATAACGACATCCCG ATCATTGACAAAACCTTTGGCTTTGACACTGCTGTTGAGGAGGCTCAGCGTGCTATAAACGCCGCCCATGTTGAATCTGAAAGTATGGAGAATGGTATAGGACTTGTGAAGTTGATGGGTCGCTATTGTG GGTTCATAGCAATGTATGCAACTCTTGCGAGCAGGGACGTCGACTGTTGCTTAATTCCCGAGTCGCCTTTCTATCTTGAAGGACCTGGTGGACTCTATGAATACATAGCAAGATGTCTGAAAGACAACGGTCACATGGTCATTGTCATTGCAGAAGGAGCTGGGCAGGAGCTGCTTTCTGGAAGCCTCGATTCTAATAAGCAGGATGCTTCTGGGAACAAGCTTCTTCAAGATGTTGGGCTATGGATATCACAGAAAATCAAG GatcatttttcaaaagaacATAAGATGACCATAAACCTCAAATATATTG ATCCGACGTACATGATCCGAGCTATTCCAAGTAATGCCTCTGACAATGTTTACTGCACTCTGCTTGCTCAAAGTGCTGTGCATGGAGCAATGGCTGGCTATACTGGCTACACTAGTGGGCTTGTTAACGGAAGACAGACATACATTCCCTTCTAC CGAATTACTGAGAAACAGAACAAGGTTGGGATAGCTGACAGAATGTGGGCGAGGCTTCTATCGTCGACAAACCAGCCGAGCTTTCTAACTGCAAAAGACGTAAACGAGGAAGAGATGACGAACCATACGAACGAGTTAAACAATAAGACGGAGGACGAAACG GCTAATTGTTTTAGACCAAAGGAGGATTCTCCCATTGTATTGGATCGTTTAGGATAG